In the genome of Anomalospiza imberbis isolate Cuckoo-Finch-1a 21T00152 chromosome 27, ASM3175350v1, whole genome shotgun sequence, one region contains:
- the BSG gene encoding basigin isoform X2: MAAGAAGARAVLALLVLCSMAAGAAGTTGFIKSPLSQKRLTQDSVELYCEAIGNPIPEIQWWFEGNDPNETYAQLWDGARQDRVKINATYNLHSTSTISIANLTGDDSGMYECRASNDPDRNHLSKSPKVKWIRSQANVFVIERPEIKTDFSEASGKLTLSCNISGAHPTITGHKWIHKEKILEEDSSPGAFTSYTIEGKMEEHSGIYECIFEASPQIKGEVNISVPPQVTAYKKSEHGNEGDTGVLTCKNPSFPAVTTWSWHKSGQGRLENASGRYIIKSSGNKTELRILKLDIEQDTGDYFCNGTNSFGTGDATVSLRVRSRLAALWPFLGIVAEVLVLVTIIFIYEKRRKPDEVPDDDDGGSAPLKSNATNHKDKNVRQRNAN; encoded by the exons CTGGTTTTATAAAGTCACCGCTGTCTCAAAAGAGACTGACTCAGGACAGCGTGGAGTTGTACTGCGAGGCGATTGGCAATCCCATCCCTGAGATCCAGTGGTGGTTTGAGGGCAACGACCCCAATGAGACCTATGCTCAGCTCTGGGATGGCGCACGGCAGGACCGTGTCAAAATCAACGCCACCTACAACCTGCACTCTACCAGCACCATCTCCATCGCCAACCTCACGGGCGACGACTCGGGCATGTATGAGTGCCGGGCTAGCAACGACCCCGACCGCAACCACTTGTCGAAGAGCCCCAAAGTCAAGTGGATCCGTTCCCAGGCGAACGTTTTTGTCATCGAAC GTCCAGAAATTAAAACTGATTTCAGTGAGGCTTCTGGCAAGCTGACCCTGAGCTGTAACATATCTGGAGCACACCCCACCATCACGGGCCACAAGTGGATTCACAAAGAGAAGATCCTGGAGGAGGACAGCAGCCCGGGTGCTTTTACCAGCTACAC AATCGAGGGGAAGATGGAGGAGCATTCTGGCATCTACGAGTGCATCTTCGAAGCAAGCCCACAGATAAAAGGAGAAGTGAATATTTCTG TTCCCCCCCAGGTGACAGCATACAAGAAATCTGAGCATGGGAATGAGGGGGACACGGGTGTGCTGACCTGCAAGAATCCCTCTTTCCCTGCTGTCACCACTTGGTCCTGGCACAAAAGTGGTCAGGGG cGCCTGGAAAACGCCTCTGGGCGATACATCATCAAATCCAGTGGCAACAAGACAGAGCTGCGCATCCTCAAGCTGGATATTGAGCAGGACACGGGTGACTATTTCTGCAATGGCACCAACTCCTTCGGCACCGGCGATGCCACGGTGAGCCTGCGCGTCCGCAGCCGCCTGGCAGCGCTCTGGCCCTTCCTGGGCATCGTGGCAGAAGTCCTCGTTCTTGTCACCATCATCTTCATCTATGAGAAGAGGAGGAAGCCAGATGAGGTTCCTGACG ATGATGATGGAGGCTCTGCACCACT GAAGAGCAATGCCACAAACCACAAGGACAAGAACGTCCGCCAGAGAAACGCCAACTaa
- the BSG gene encoding basigin isoform X1, protein MAAGAAGARAVLALLVLCSMAAGAAGTSPEIKTDFSEASGKLTLSCNISGAHPTITGHKWIHKEKILEEDSSPGAFTSYTIEGKMEEHSGIYECIFEASPQIKGEVNISVPPQVTAYKKSEHGNEGDTGVLTCKNPSFPAVTTWSWHKSGQGRLENASGRYIIKSSGNKTELRILKLDIEQDTGDYFCNGTNSFGTGDATVSLRVRSRLAALWPFLGIVAEVLVLVTIIFIYEKRRKPDEVPDDDDGGSAPLKSNATNHKDKNVRQRNAN, encoded by the exons GTCCAGAAATTAAAACTGATTTCAGTGAGGCTTCTGGCAAGCTGACCCTGAGCTGTAACATATCTGGAGCACACCCCACCATCACGGGCCACAAGTGGATTCACAAAGAGAAGATCCTGGAGGAGGACAGCAGCCCGGGTGCTTTTACCAGCTACAC AATCGAGGGGAAGATGGAGGAGCATTCTGGCATCTACGAGTGCATCTTCGAAGCAAGCCCACAGATAAAAGGAGAAGTGAATATTTCTG TTCCCCCCCAGGTGACAGCATACAAGAAATCTGAGCATGGGAATGAGGGGGACACGGGTGTGCTGACCTGCAAGAATCCCTCTTTCCCTGCTGTCACCACTTGGTCCTGGCACAAAAGTGGTCAGGGG cGCCTGGAAAACGCCTCTGGGCGATACATCATCAAATCCAGTGGCAACAAGACAGAGCTGCGCATCCTCAAGCTGGATATTGAGCAGGACACGGGTGACTATTTCTGCAATGGCACCAACTCCTTCGGCACCGGCGATGCCACGGTGAGCCTGCGCGTCCGCAGCCGCCTGGCAGCGCTCTGGCCCTTCCTGGGCATCGTGGCAGAAGTCCTCGTTCTTGTCACCATCATCTTCATCTATGAGAAGAGGAGGAAGCCAGATGAGGTTCCTGACG ATGATGATGGAGGCTCTGCACCACT GAAGAGCAATGCCACAAACCACAAGGACAAGAACGTCCGCCAGAGAAACGCCAACTaa